A single window of Bacteroidota bacterium DNA harbors:
- a CDS encoding T9SS type A sorting domain-containing protein yields the protein MRNILFLIMLYCSLSAWSQINLVPNPSFEDTISCPIFLDQMVACANWSSYRGSPDYFNSCGGLGLSVPNVTFGYQFAHSGGAFVGAITYHKNNTAAGGNAREFVGVNLSTPLQVGFKYYFSFYAVLAETYTGFASNNLGLRFFSIPFSVNHPAPIDNFSHLHVDSILSDSIYWHKISGSFVADSNYQYVSIGNFYDYSNTDSLAINTYSPAYYFIDDICVSTDSLYNATWTSLQNIEPNEVQIFPNPVQDYFRFQSIHKIEEIIIYDSRGRFIISELVNSTEGRIYLGSISDGIYIALFKKEKSISLHKFLKF from the coding sequence ATGCGAAATATTCTGTTTCTTATAATGCTTTATTGCTCCCTTTCAGCGTGGAGTCAAATAAATCTTGTGCCTAATCCAAGTTTTGAGGATACAATTTCTTGTCCAATATTCCTAGATCAAATGGTTGCATGTGCTAATTGGAGTTCATATAGAGGTTCACCAGACTACTTTAATTCTTGTGGCGGACTTGGGTTGAGTGTTCCAAATGTAACTTTTGGATATCAATTTGCTCATTCAGGTGGAGCTTTTGTTGGAGCAATAACTTATCACAAAAATAATACAGCTGCAGGAGGAAATGCCCGAGAATTTGTTGGTGTCAACTTGAGTACTCCTTTACAAGTAGGCTTTAAATATTATTTTTCGTTTTATGCAGTACTAGCAGAAACTTATACTGGATTTGCAAGTAACAACTTAGGATTGAGATTTTTTTCTATTCCCTTTTCAGTGAACCATCCTGCTCCAATTGATAATTTTTCACATTTGCATGTCGATTCGATCTTAAGCGATTCTATATATTGGCATAAAATAAGTGGGTCATTCGTTGCAGATTCAAATTACCAGTATGTTTCAATTGGAAATTTTTATGATTACTCAAATACTGATTCATTAGCAATTAATACTTATTCCCCTGCATATTATTTTATTGACGATATCTGTGTCAGCACCGATTCACTATACAATGCAACATGGACAAGCTTACAAAATATCGAACCCAACGAAGTACAAATCTTTCCAAACCCTGTGCAAGATTATTTTCGATTTCAATCAATTCATAAAATAGAAGAAATTATCATTTATGACAGTAGAGGGAGATTTATAATAAGCGAGTTGGTTAATTCAACCGAGGGAAGAATTTACTTGGGTTCAATTTCAGATGGAATTTATATTGCATTATTTAAAAAGGAAAAATCCATTTCATTGCATAAATTCTTGAAGTTTTAA